The Tolypothrix sp. PCC 7712 region CATCCAGTTCGCTACCATAAATCCCATCAAACAAAGGCGATAAGCCAAAATGTTCAATAATGCGGATGGTATAAATATAGGGTTTAGAAGTAGCGATAAAGGTTTTATAACCATAGGCGCGCAGAGTTTTCAGGGTTTCGGGAATTTGGGGATAAAGCAGATTTTCAAATAATCCAATCGTGGAAAAGCGATCGCGGTACAGTGAAATAGCCTGTGTCAGTAACTTCTCATCTGTAGTTTTCAGTAACACCGAAAACGTCTCTGTGATTGGCGGGCCGATATACCAACTCAACTCATCAACATCTGGCGGAGTGTAACCCAGTTCCGAAAGAGCATACTGAATACTACGAGTAATACCAGGTTTGGCATCGCTTAAAGTTCCATCTAAATCAAATAGGATGTTGGGCATAGGGCATAGGGCATTGGTAGTTGCTATTCTCGCATTATCTCCCTCATCCTCCTCATCTCCCTCATCTCCCTCATCTCCCTCATCTCCCTCATCTCCCTCATCTCCCTCATCCCCTAATTCGCTTCCCCATAAACTTCTCTCGGCTCAACAAAGCGATTCCCAAGGTGACGATACCAATCCCCACACATTGAATCAGGTTTAAAGTTTCGCTAATTGTTGCCCATGCAACTAAGGCTGTCATGGCTGGGCTACTCGCGCCAATAATAGAGGCGGTAGTTGCACCAATCGAGCGAATCCCTAAATTATTGAGAGTATGACCGAGAAAACTGACTAAACCCGAAAAAATACTGCCAATCCACATAGGTGTCCAGTCAAGCTGGGCGCTGGGAAGGGGAAATAAGAGTAAACTCAATCCAGAAAGTATTAGAGTTGAGGCAAAACTAATCCAAGTAAAGGGAACTGGATGGAATTTTTCTAAACATTTTTGGGCGAGGACGTTATAGAAGGCGTTAAAAATTCCCGCAATTAGGCTGGCGCAAATGCCGATCGCAATGGTATTACTGCTGTTGGTAGCAGAAGATTGGGGAACTGTAAGAACGCTGCCTACGAGAATAATACCCATAACTAGCCAACTAAAGGAAGTGGGGCGATCGCCAAAGAATTTCCAAGACAGCAGGGCTGTAAACACCGGATAGGTGAAAAATATAGTGAGTGCAATTCCTGTGGGTATCAAGCCAATGCCAATGTACAGCGCGGTAATGTACAAAAACATGAGTACTCCACAGCCCAAGGCTTGCAGCATCACATCTCGGCGTTCCTGTCTGAATAAGCTGAGGAATTCTTGCGGAGCAGATGGATATAGCTTGAATGATACAGATGCCATTAGTGGAACCACTAGCAGCATCCGCATAAACATTAGTAAGAATGAACTTTGTAAATCTGGTTTAACGTAACCACCAAGTAAAAATAAACTCAGTACGAGATGTTCTGAAAATAAAACTCGGACGGTAACGTTGTGAAATGACAAAAAAAAGGAGGATAGAAGAACTGTCAGGATGCCCAACAAGGTAAAAAGTTTCCTTAGCAGCTACTCTTGTGCTTTAACACAGCCAAAGATATTAAGTCAAAACACTGGCTAATTCTCGAGCAGCTGCATTTGCGGTGAACTGATTTACCGGACGGGGTAAACCAAGATG contains the following coding sequences:
- a CDS encoding DMT family transporter, with the translated sequence MSFHNVTVRVLFSEHLVLSLFLLGGYVKPDLQSSFLLMFMRMLLVVPLMASVSFKLYPSAPQEFLSLFRQERRDVMLQALGCGVLMFLYITALYIGIGLIPTGIALTIFFTYPVFTALLSWKFFGDRPTSFSWLVMGIILVGSVLTVPQSSATNSSNTIAIGICASLIAGIFNAFYNVLAQKCLEKFHPVPFTWISFASTLILSGLSLLLFPLPSAQLDWTPMWIGSIFSGLVSFLGHTLNNLGIRSIGATTASIIGASSPAMTALVAWATISETLNLIQCVGIGIVTLGIALLSREKFMGKRIRG
- a CDS encoding HAD family hydrolase; translation: MPNILFDLDGTLSDAKPGITRSIQYALSELGYTPPDVDELSWYIGPPITETFSVLLKTTDEKLLTQAISLYRDRFSTIGLFENLLYPQIPETLKTLRAYGYKTFIATSKPYIYTIRIIEHFGLSPLFDGIYGSELDGTRSVKGDLIGHILRTENLSPSTVVMIGDRKHDMIGAKKNQVATIGVTYGYGTEEELTTHGADFIAHSPEDIPKLIIPNF